From Leishmania donovani BPK282A1 complete genome, chromosome 34, the proteins below share one genomic window:
- a CDS encoding serine/threonine-protein phosphatase PP1, putative — MSESVFPLVQSIVEKMLTGGDNRFQRQILIKEEEIRAVLRAVREVFMSQPMLLEIRPPVRVCGDTHGQYYDLLRIYEKCGFPPYSNYLFLGDYVDRGKHSVETIVLQFCYKIVYPENFFLLRGNHECASINKMYGFFDDVKRRYNIKLFKA, encoded by the coding sequence ATGAGCGAATCCGTGTTTCCCCTGGTACAGAGTATCGTGGAGAAGAtgctcaccggcggcgacAATCGCTTCCAGCGCCAAATCCTCATCAAGGAAGAGGAGATccgcgctgtgctgcgcgccgttcGAGAGGTGTTCATGTCGCAGCCAATGCTCCTCGAGATCCGCccgcctgtgcgcgtgtgtggcgacACGCACGGACAGTACTAcgacctgctgcgcatctACGAGAAGTGCGGCTTCCCCCCATACTCGAACTACCTGTTCCTCGGCGACTACGTTGACCGCGGCAAGCACAGCGTCGAGACGATCGTCCTGCAGTTCTGCTACAAGATTGTGTACCCCGAGAACTTCTTTCTTCTGCGCGGCAACCACGAGTGCGCTAGCATCAACAAGATGTACGGGTTTTTCGATGATGTGAAGCGGCGGTATAACATCAAGCTGTTCAAGGCG
- a CDS encoding serine/threonine-protein phosphatase PP1, putative, protein MSNAAILPMVQTLIEKMLTVKGNRMQRQILIKEEEIRAVLTEVREIFMSQPMLLEIRPPVRVCGDTHGQYYDLLRIFEKCGFPPYSNYLFLGDYVDRGKHSVETIVLQFCYKIVYPENFFLLRGNHECASINKMYGFFDDVKRRYNIKLFKAFTDVFNTMPV, encoded by the coding sequence ATGAGCAACGCAGCAATTTTGCCGATGGTGCAGACTCTCATCGAGAAGATGCTCACGGTGAAGGGTAACCGTATGCAGCGCCAAATCCTCATCAAGGAAGAGGAGATCCGCGCTGTGCTCACTGAGGTGCGCGAGATCTTCATGTCGCAGCCAATGCTGCTCGAGATCCGCccgcctgtgcgcgtgtgtggcgacACGCACGGACAGTACTACGACCTGCTGCGCATTTTCGAGAAGTGCGGCTTCCCCCCATACTCGAACTACCTGTTCCTCGGCGACTACGTTGACCGCGGCAAGCACAGCGTCGAGACGATCGTCCTGCAGTTCTGCTACAAGATTGTGTACCCCGAGAACTTCTTTCTTCTGCGCGGCAACCACGAGTGCGCTAGCATCAACAAGATGTACGGGTTTTTCGATGATGTGAAGCGGCGGTATAACATCAAGCTGTTCAAGGCGTTCACGGACGTGTTCAACACGATGCCCGTG
- a CDS encoding elongation factor 1-beta: MSLKDVSKKAAELESKLGGKLFLGGAKPTAEDVKVFNDLLGANHVNLYRWAKNMATYTEGERKAWGGPVRVAAPELRMPAPAAAKAVRSDAAAEKRAAPKAAAVAPPSAAAAEEDDDDIDLFGETTEEEKAALEAKKAKDAEKKKAKKDVIAKSSILFDIKAWDDTIDLEALAQKLHAIQRDGLIWGDHKLVPVAFGVKKLQQLIVIEDDKVSGDDLEEMIMGFEEEVQSMDIVAWNKI; this comes from the coding sequence ATGTCTCTAAAGGACGTGAGCAAGAAGGCCGCCGAGCTGGAGTCGAAGCTGGGCGGCAAGCTGTTCCTGGGCGGCGCGAAGCCGACGGCGGAGGACGTGAAGGTGTTCAACGACCTGCTCGGCGCGAACCACGTGAACCTGTACCGATGGGCGAAGAACATGGCGACGTACACCGAGGGCGAGCGCAAGGCGTGGGGCGGGCCGGTGCGCGTTGCTGCGCCGGAGCTGCGCATgcccgcgccggcggcggcgaaggcggtgaggtcggatgctgctgctgagaaGAGGGCTGCGCcgaaggctgctgctgttgcgccgccgtctgccgctgccgcggaggaggacgacgacgacatcgaCCTGTTCGGCGagacgacggaggaggagaaggcagcgctggaggcgaagaaggcgaaggacgcggagaagaagaaggcgaagaaggatGTGATTGCGAAGTCGTCGATCCTGTTCGATATCAAGGCGTGGGACGACACGATCGACCTggaggcgctcgcgcagAAGCTGCACGCGATCCAGCGCGACGGCCTGATCTGGGGTGACCACAAGCTGGTGCCCGTTGCGTTTGGCGTgaagaagctgcagcagctgatcgTCATTGAGGACGACAAGGTGTCCGGCGACGACCTGGAGGAGATGATCATGGgcttcgaggaggaggtgcagtcGATGGATATCGTCGCCTGGAACAAGATCTGA
- a CDS encoding 25 Kd elongation factor 1-beta, putative, translating to MPPANVRDIKQARAAVDELEKALAGHLFLGGAKPAKEDVDKFYEMFGEHNIAFYRWVRNMASFTESERKSWGLPETP from the coding sequence ATGCCCCCTGCCAACGTGAGGGACATCAAgcaggcgcgcgccgccgtggacgagctggagaaggcgctgGCGGGTCATCTCTTTCTAGGAGGTGCGAAGCCGGCTAAAGAGGACGTAGATAAGTTTTACGAGATGTTTGGCGAGCACAACATCGCGTTCTACCGCTGGGTACGCAACATGGCGTCCTTCACGGAGTCGGAGCGCAAGTCGTGGGGCCTGCCGGAGACTCCGTAG
- a CDS encoding serine/threonine-protein phosphatase PP1, putative, which yields MTPEDASIYTLVTSILAEWRSGVTLLKEDIIRLILRRVRPILMSQPMLVRTEAPINVCGDIHGQITDLVEIFKAGGLPPHSRYLFLGDYVDRGKYGTEVITVLLGLKVLYPKRIYVLRGNHETDSICRIYGFFDEVKRRFNVRLFKEFTDVFNCLPVAALIEEIALCMHGGLSPELRHLRQIEQIYRPLLVPDEGLACDLLWSDPEEGSSGWQPSERGVSFTFGEDVVKRMCDSLGIDIVLRAHQVVDEGYSFFAGRRLVTIFSASNYCGEFTNSGAMMLMDENCMCSFQIFKPEY from the coding sequence ATGACCCCCGAGGACGCCTCCATCTACACACTAGTCACCAGCATCTTGGCAGAGTGGCGCAGTGGCGTCACTCTACTGAAGGAGGATATCATTCGCTTAATCCTGCGTCGTGTGCGCCCCATCCTCATGAGCCAGCCGATGCTCGTCCGCACCGAGGCGCCGATCAACGTGTGCGGTGACATACACGGCCAAATCACAGACCTCGTCGAAATCTTCAAGGCGGGCGGACTGCCTCCCCACTCGCGCTACCTCTTCCTCGGTGACTACGTGGACCGCGGCAAGTATGGGACGGAGGTGatcacggtgctgctggggcTGAAGGTGTTGTACCCGAAGCGCATATATGTTCTGCGCGGAAACCACGAGACGGACAGTATTTGCCGCATCTACGGCTTCTTTGACGAGGTGAAGCGCCGTTTCAACGTGCGCCTGTTCAAGGAGTTCACGGATGTGTTCAACTGCCTTCCCGTGGCGGCGTTGATAGAGGAGATCGCGCTGTGCATGCACGGCGGTCTCAGCCCCGAACTGCGCCACCTGCGTCAAATTGAACAGATCTACCGGCCGTTGCTGGTGCCCGATGAGGGACTTGCCTGCGACCTTCTCTGGTCCGATCCGGAGGAGGGGTCGTCTGGGTGGCAACCAAGCGAGCGCGGTGTCAGCTTTACGTTTGGCGAGGATGTAGTGAAGCGCATGTGCGACAGCCTCGGCATCGACATCGTTCTCCGAGCCCATCAGGTGGTGGATGAGGGTTACTCTTTCTTTGCCGGCAGGCGCCTCGTCACCATCTTTAGCGCGTCCAACTACTGCGGCGAGTTCACCAACAGCGGTGCCATGATGCTGATGGACGAAAACTGCATGTGCAGCTTCCAAATCTTTAAGCCTGAGTACTAA